The Streptomyces spororaveus genome includes a region encoding these proteins:
- a CDS encoding helix-turn-helix domain-containing protein, whose product MDAVQQEATARARELQRSWYGEPLGALFRRLIDDLGLNQARLAAVLGLSAPMLSQLMSGQRAKIGNPAVVQRVQALQDLAGQVADGSVSAGEATDRMDEIKKTQGGSVLSNSGQTTTSSGAPTVKRVVREIQSLLRSVSAAGDIIDAANTLAASHPELAEFLRVYGAGRTADAVAHYEAHQN is encoded by the coding sequence GTGGACGCAGTACAGCAAGAGGCGACTGCCAGAGCCAGAGAGCTTCAGCGCAGTTGGTACGGGGAGCCGCTGGGAGCGCTCTTCCGCAGGCTCATAGATGACCTCGGCCTGAACCAGGCCCGCCTCGCTGCCGTCCTCGGACTGTCGGCGCCCATGTTGTCCCAGCTGATGAGCGGCCAGCGCGCAAAGATCGGCAACCCGGCCGTGGTCCAGCGGGTCCAGGCCCTCCAGGATCTCGCCGGCCAGGTGGCCGACGGAAGCGTCAGCGCGGGGGAGGCCACCGACCGGATGGACGAGATCAAGAAGACCCAGGGGGGATCCGTCCTCAGCAACAGCGGCCAGACCACCACCAGCTCCGGCGCACCGACGGTCAAGCGGGTCGTCCGCGAGATCCAGTCGCTGCTGCGCTCGGTGTCCGCGGCCGGGGACATCATCGACGCGGCGAACACCCTCGCCGCCAGCCATCCGGAACTGGCAGAGTTCCTCCGGGTGTACGGCGCGGGCCGCACCGCCGACGCGGTCGCCCACTACGAGGCCCACCAGAACTGA